A single region of the Anser cygnoides isolate HZ-2024a breed goose chromosome W, Taihu_goose_T2T_genome, whole genome shotgun sequence genome encodes:
- the LOC136788534 gene encoding large ribosomal subunit protein eL28, giving the protein MSAHLQWMVVRNCSSFLIKRNHQTYSTEPNNLKARNSFRYNGLIHRKTVGVEPAADGKGVVVVLKKRAGQRKPATSYDRITINRNARATLSSLRHIIRKNKYRRDLRMAALRRASAILRSQKPVVVKKKRARAAGSLSPIKGFCDPPGLPPFLPGGAAAGAPPLQRLLILSWAWGGGFGGWGLGGGHSPAQSLPPPK; this is encoded by the exons ATGTCGGCCCACCTGCAGTGGATGGTGGTGCGGAACTGCTCCAGCTTCCTCATCAAGCGCAACCACCAGACCTACAGCACC gagccgaACAACCTCAAGGCCCGCAACTCCTTCCGCTACAATGGCCTCATCCACCGCAAGACAGTCGGCGTCGAGCCGGCGGCCGACGGCAAAGgcgtggtggtggtgctgaagAAGCGGGCAG GTCAGCGGAAGCCGGCCACCTCCTATGACCGCATCACCATCAACAGGAACGCGCGGGCGACGCTGAGCAGCCTGCGCCACATCATCCGCAAGAACAAGTACCGGCGGGACCTGCGCATG gccgcGCTGCGCCGCGCCAGCGCCATCCTGCGCAGCCAGAAGCCGGTGGTGGTGAAGAAGAAGAGGGCGCGCGCGGCGGGCTCCCTGAGCCCAATAAAAGGCTTCTGCGACCCCCCCGGCCTGCCTCCATTTCTTCccgggggggcagcagcaggcgccCCCCCCTTGCAAAGGCTCCTGATCCTTTCCTGGGCCTGGGGGGGcggatttgggggctggggattGGG gggggggcacagccctgctcaatctttacccccccccaaataa